ATTCTTCACTTCTTCTTTTTCATAGTACACACCAAAATGGCCTTCACACAGAATATCAGCATCAAGTGAAAGTAAAAACTCCAGTGAATGTATATAATCATCCCTGTTAGACTTCAGCACATCATTCAAAGGTCCATGGACATCCTGCCCAAAAAGAACCAGCTTGCCTTCGGATTCAACTGTTAAAGCCGCAGAACCAGGTGAATGCCCGGGAATATGATACATGGTAACTTTAAGACTTCCAACCTCAAAAGTTTTTTGTTTTTCATTTACCTTTATATCAACCGTACATGGGGTTAAAAAGCTGCCATACCAGCTTGCTGCACTTACATACTGATCCCCTGTTTCAATATAGTGTGCATCAAGCTCGTGAGCCACCACCCTACAATTGAATGTTCCCCGTACCTTGTGCGCACCGCCAACATGGTCAAAGTGGCAATGCGTTAAGAAGAGATACTTTATTGATGATGGAGCAATATGTTCTCGGTCTAAATTTTTTAAAAGCCTGTCATGTCCATCACCAGTGCCAGCATCTATCAGCGCACTGACCGTGCCATCAGTAATACAGTAAATAGCTGCATCTTGAGGATGCGTAAGGGTAGAACCTCCCACCTGATACACATGCTGTGTTATTTTCATGTCAACTATCCTAACATATTGTTAATACTTTAACGTGCTTCTTTTATCCAGCTCTTTAAATAACACCTCTCTAACAACATCAGCATTGGCTTCAAGTTCAATAGGCCTGTTTGCATATTTACAGTTAACACCGTCAAGTGTGCCCTCATGGTAACCAACCTTAAACTCGCTAAACTTCAATCCATGGGCTGTTGATATAACGACAGTTCTGTCTTTTTTAGATATAACCTTTTTTTCAACAAGCTTAAGTAGAACCGCCAGTGCTACACCCGTATGTGGGCAGCTGTACATGCCAGTACGGTCGGCAAGCGCTGCGGCATTTGCCAGTTCTTCTTCAGAAGCCTGCTCTACAATGCCATCAAACTTCTGCAATGCACGTATTGCCTTTTTTACTGAAACTGGATCGCCAATCTGTATTGCCGAGGCTAATGTTTTTTGCGGTGTTATGGGCTTAAATTCTTTAAAGCCATTACGGTACGATAGATACAGTGGATTTGCATTTTGCGCCTGAGCAAGCACTATGCGTGGTTTTTTGCTGATAAGACCCAGCTGCAGCATCATCTCAAATCCGTTGCCCAGTGCCGACACATTGCCTAAGTTCCCACCAGGAATGATGATGACATCAGGCACTTCCCAGTCAAACTGCTGCACAATTTCAATTGAGATTGACTTTTGTCCTTCAATACGAAGCGAGTTCATTG
The sequence above is a segment of the Spirochaetota bacterium genome. Coding sequences within it:
- a CDS encoding MBL fold metallo-hydrolase; the encoded protein is MKITQHVYQVGGSTLTHPQDAAIYCITDGTVSALIDAGTGDGHDRLLKNLDREHIAPSSIKYLFLTHCHFDHVGGAHKVRGTFNCRVVAHELDAHYIETGDQYVSAASWYGSFLTPCTVDIKVNEKQKTFEVGSLKVTMYHIPGHSPGSAALTVESEGKLVLFGQDVHGPLNDVLKSNRDDYIHSLEFLLSLDADILCEGHFGVYYEKEEVKNFIESFL
- the thrC gene encoding threonine synthase produces the protein MSDSNYKAVFRCIAGCNEEYPLDEIVYRCKKCGELLEVHHDMDRLQELSPKKWRELFDSRIGTTKWPYGSGVWSKKEWVCPEVDNENIVSMFEGNTNLFWAKRFGAMIGMDDLWVKMCGNSHTGSFKDLGMTVLVSMVNEMIQRGKPIKAVACASTGDTSAALAAYCAYAGIPSIVFLPRNKISTAQLVQPMSNGSIVMSLDTNFDGCMKIVQEITRDNSIYLANSMNSLRIEGQKSISIEIVQQFDWEVPDVIIIPGGNLGNVSALGNGFEMMLQLGLISKKPRIVLAQAQNANPLYLSYRNGFKEFKPITPQKTLASAIQIGDPVSVKKAIRALQKFDGIVEQASEEELANAAALADRTGMYSCPHTGVALAVLLKLVEKKVISKKDRTVVISTAHGLKFSEFKVGYHEGTLDGVNCKYANRPIELEANADVVREVLFKELDKRSTLKY